The Steroidobacteraceae bacterium genomic interval GGACACGCAAAGACAGCTTTTTGCGCGATTTGCGCCCCTGCAGCGCAAGGACCAGATTCTCTTCCTCGGTCATTCCGAAAGCCTGTTCAAGGTGTCCGAGGACTGGGAACTCATCGGCAAGACGATATACAGGCGGCGATGACATGGCGAGCAACAGACCGCTGAAAGCCCCGTCGCCACCCAGGCCATTGCCCGCTTTCGCGCATATTTCCCAACACTTCGACCGCGACCTTGGCAGCTGGTGCGCGCGGATACTGCCGGGTCAGTACTACGTGAGCCGCAACGATGAAATGATCGATACCGTGCTGGGTTCCTGCGTGTCGGCCTGCTTGCGCGACCCGCAAGCCGGTGTCGGCGGCATGAATCATTTCATGCTGCCTCAATCGAACGGCACGAGCGGCAATTCATGGCTCGATCCGAAGACCGGCCTTGCGACCCGCTACGGGAGCTTTGCCATGGAGAGCCTGATCAACGATCTCCTGAAGCTCGGCGCAGCCCGCGAGCGACTGGAGCTGAAATTGTTCGGTGGTGGCAAGATACTCGAGTCGAGCATCGATGTCGGTGAGCGCAATGCGGCGTTTGCCCGCGAATTCGCCCGGATCGAAGGGTTGCAGATCATTGCCCAGGACCTGGGCGACATCTATCCGCGCAAGGTGATCTATCACCCGTTGACAGGAAGGGTGAAGGTCAAGCGCCTGCATGCGCTGGACCGTGCGCGCATTGCGGGCGAAGAACGCAACTACGCAGCCACTATCCAGTCGGCGCCCGAAGGCAACGACGTAGAACTGTTCGACTGAACGGCATAATCAATCCGGGCAAGATTCATGTCAGCGAACACCAAGGGACAGACAGGCAGCCAGGGACGAACGCGTGTACTTATCGTCGATGACTCGGCGTTGGTCCGCCAACTCCTGACCGAAATTCTTTCGGCCGACAAAGGTATCGAAGTTCTGGGAGCTGCACCCGACGCGCTGGTCGCGCGAGAGAAGATCAAGAAGCTGAATCCGGATGTGCTTACTCTCGACGTCGAGATGCCAAAAATGGACGGACTCACGTTTCTGCGCAATCTGATGCGATTGCGGCCGATGCCCGTCGTCATGGTGTCATCCCTGACCCAGCAAGGCGCGGAAATCACCCTGGAGGCGCTGGCAATCGGCGCAGTCGATTTTCTGCCCAAGCCGCAACTCGACATCGCCGGTACATTGCGTGAGTATGGCGATGAGCTGATAGCAAAAGTACGGATGGCCGCGGGGGCGCGCGTGCGGCCCTATGACGCGCGACAATCTCCGCCGACCGCCGCATTGACCGACGCAATCGCGCCACGACTTTCGGCGGATGCGGTCCTGCCGAAGTCGGTGCCGCTGCGAAACCTGCGAACAACCGACAGGCTCATTGCCATTGGCGCATCCACCGGCGGTACGGAGGCCATCAAGGACGTACTGACACAGCTGCCGCATGACACGCCGGGCGTCGTTGTCACACAGCACATTCCCAAGGCGTTCAGCGGGCCTTTCGCACGCCGTATGGATGCCTGCTGCGCAATGAGTGTCTGCGAGGCGCAGGATGGCCAGCAG includes:
- a CDS encoding chemotaxis response regulator protein-glutamate methylesterase, whose product is MSANTKGQTGSQGRTRVLIVDDSALVRQLLTEILSADKGIEVLGAAPDALVAREKIKKLNPDVLTLDVEMPKMDGLTFLRNLMRLRPMPVVMVSSLTQQGAEITLEALAIGAVDFLPKPQLDIAGTLREYGDELIAKVRMAAGARVRPYDARQSPPTAALTDAIAPRLSADAVLPKSVPLRNLRTTDRLIAIGASTGGTEAIKDVLTQLPHDTPGVVVTQHIPKAFSGPFARRMDACCAMSVCEAQDGQQILPGHVYIAPGDQHLLVVRDGARYVCRLDNGSLVNRHKPAVDVLFRSVAQQVGRNAIGVILTGMGKDGAEGLKEMLDAGAATVAQDEASSVVWGMPGEAVAIGAAQFVMPLERIAAKIRALADQMDVTRTGSAA
- the cheD gene encoding chemoreceptor glutamine deamidase CheD, whose translation is MASNRPLKAPSPPRPLPAFAHISQHFDRDLGSWCARILPGQYYVSRNDEMIDTVLGSCVSACLRDPQAGVGGMNHFMLPQSNGTSGNSWLDPKTGLATRYGSFAMESLINDLLKLGAARERLELKLFGGGKILESSIDVGERNAAFAREFARIEGLQIIAQDLGDIYPRKVIYHPLTGRVKVKRLHALDRARIAGEERNYAATIQSAPEGNDVELFD